One segment of Magnetovibrio sp. DNA contains the following:
- a CDS encoding flavin reductase family protein, which translates to MANEKEQLQSAMKEAMRRLAGSVCVVSTRSGETKHAMSATAVTSLSMDPPSLLVCVNRAVPFHDAMSSADQFCINILNAEQSELSAACGGKLQGDERFKVGHWGASADGVPYLEDGLASLLCDKDGQFDYGTHTIFIGKVNEIRVAETVNPLLYVNGSYATTSPLDAVA; encoded by the coding sequence ATGGCGAACGAAAAAGAACAGCTGCAATCGGCGATGAAAGAGGCAATGCGCCGTTTGGCCGGATCGGTGTGCGTGGTGTCCACGCGTAGCGGTGAAACCAAGCACGCGATGTCCGCTACGGCGGTGACCTCATTGTCGATGGACCCGCCGTCGCTTTTGGTGTGTGTCAATCGCGCCGTGCCGTTTCATGACGCTATGTCCAGCGCCGATCAGTTTTGCATCAACATCTTGAACGCCGAACAAAGCGAACTGTCCGCCGCGTGCGGCGGAAAGCTGCAAGGCGACGAGCGGTTCAAGGTCGGCCATTGGGGCGCCAGCGCGGACGGCGTGCCGTACCTGGAAGACGGTTTGGCCAGCCTGCTGTGCGACAAGGACGGCCAGTTCGATTACGGCACCCACACGATTTTCATCGGCAAGGTCAACGAGATCCGCGTCGCGGAAACCGTCAACCCGTTGCTTTACGTCAATGGCAGCTACGCGACCACGTCGCCGCTCGACGCGGTTGCTTAA
- a CDS encoding 2-hydroxychromene-2-carboxylate isomerase: MHTTIDFYFDFMSPFAYLAHHRLAATAAEYACEINYKPIDLAQAKLAVGNTGPSNREMPIKLKYLVKDLKRWAEMYGLPFGFIGNVNTAKLNKGVFYAQKQGRVGDYVNEAYRLTWGESGAPDDVELLRKLALSFDWDPIAFLDYLDSGEAANLYQATIDEAISRGVFGVPTMTIDDEMWWGNDRLFMLEAYLAERFSSAKATA, encoded by the coding sequence ATGCACACGACGATCGATTTCTACTTCGATTTCATGAGCCCGTTCGCATATCTGGCGCATCACCGCCTAGCGGCGACGGCAGCGGAATATGCGTGTGAGATCAACTACAAGCCGATTGATCTGGCCCAAGCGAAGCTGGCGGTCGGCAACACCGGTCCGTCGAACCGCGAAATGCCGATCAAGCTGAAGTATCTGGTCAAGGATCTCAAGCGTTGGGCCGAAATGTATGGATTGCCGTTCGGCTTCATTGGCAACGTCAACACCGCCAAGCTCAACAAGGGCGTGTTTTACGCCCAGAAACAGGGTCGCGTCGGCGATTACGTCAACGAAGCCTATCGCCTGACCTGGGGCGAAAGCGGTGCGCCTGACGATGTCGAGCTGCTGCGCAAACTGGCGTTGAGCTTCGACTGGGATCCCATCGCATTCCTCGACTACCTGGATTCCGGCGAAGCCGCGAACCTTTATCAGGCCACCATCGACGAAGCCATATCGAGGGGTGTGTTCGGTGTGCCGACCATGACCATCGATGACGAGATGTGGTGGGGCAACGACCGCCTGTTCATGCTCGAAGCCTATCTGGCGGAGCGTTTTTCATCTGCCAAAGCCACGGCCTGA
- a CDS encoding TetR family transcriptional regulator, which translates to MARRTKQEAQETRDAILDAAAQVFYAKGVANSGLEEIAELAGVTRGAVYWHFKNKVDLFEALHDTLHEPFMEVILHDLENDHPQPLKQLEELCDNVLVELADNAKKQRILSIFFFKCDYSGEMAQVLKKQEAQQVKSRMLFDRYFERAQAKGHVNPMFDPQSLSIGLWCYLTGIVQEYLRYPGQIDLKHQAPQLVAQFFHGLNHHP; encoded by the coding sequence ATGGCGCGACGGACCAAACAAGAAGCACAGGAAACGCGCGACGCCATTTTGGACGCGGCTGCGCAAGTATTTTACGCCAAAGGCGTTGCAAATTCAGGGCTTGAAGAAATCGCTGAACTGGCGGGCGTCACCCGTGGGGCGGTCTATTGGCATTTCAAAAACAAGGTCGATCTGTTCGAGGCGCTCCACGATACGCTGCATGAGCCGTTTATGGAGGTGATTCTCCATGATTTGGAAAACGATCATCCACAGCCTCTCAAACAACTGGAAGAGCTGTGTGACAACGTGCTGGTGGAGCTGGCCGACAACGCCAAGAAGCAACGCATTCTGTCGATCTTCTTTTTCAAGTGCGATTATTCCGGAGAGATGGCGCAAGTCCTGAAAAAGCAAGAAGCGCAGCAAGTTAAAAGCCGCATGCTGTTCGATCGCTATTTCGAACGCGCGCAAGCCAAGGGGCACGTCAACCCGATGTTCGATCCGCAAAGTCTGAGCATCGGCTTGTGGTGCTATCTGACCGGCATCGTTCAAGAGTATTTGCGCTATCCAGGTCAAATCGACCTCAAGCATCAAGCACCCCAATTGGTGGCGCAGTTTTTCCACGGTTTGAATCACCACCCATAA
- a CDS encoding efflux RND transporter periplasmic adaptor subunit, giving the protein MAQTKNKKKWMLLGATVVVACAGLAYWKLGLPASPSPAAATPTPAVAVGAMTLKTQTVALFKDLPSRTSAYKVADIRPQVTGIVTERLFEEGATVNKGQPLYQIDPAPYQAQYDSAFADLYRTQTNLKLVKAKADRYKKLLRTNAVSQQAYEDVVSALDQATADLAVAEAAVAAAQVNLNYTKVYAPISGRIGKSSITPGALVTANQAASLATVTQLDPIYVDLSLPSRDLMSLRTQFEGEQKPVVTLSDESGKTAYKHEGQLQFSEVTVDQTTGTVLMRALFPNPEQLLLPGMFVRAKLHLKPIEAVLVPQSAAVRGSDGKLKVWVIGTDNVVNPVPIEAHQTVANTWLIESGVDSGAVIVTEGFQKIRPGATVTPAFEKAE; this is encoded by the coding sequence ATGGCCCAAACAAAAAATAAGAAAAAATGGATGCTGCTGGGTGCGACGGTGGTCGTTGCATGTGCCGGATTGGCATATTGGAAACTGGGCCTCCCCGCCTCACCGTCCCCTGCCGCCGCCACACCAACGCCAGCCGTGGCTGTCGGCGCCATGACCTTGAAAACCCAAACCGTCGCGCTGTTCAAAGACCTGCCGAGTCGCACCAGCGCCTATAAGGTCGCGGACATCCGTCCCCAGGTAACCGGCATCGTCACCGAACGTTTGTTCGAAGAAGGCGCAACGGTGAACAAGGGCCAGCCGCTCTATCAAATCGACCCGGCCCCTTACCAAGCCCAGTACGACAGCGCTTTTGCCGACTTGTATCGAACCCAGACCAATCTCAAGCTGGTCAAGGCCAAGGCCGACCGTTACAAAAAGTTGCTCAGGACCAACGCCGTCAGCCAGCAAGCTTACGAAGACGTGGTGTCGGCGCTCGACCAGGCCACGGCCGATCTCGCCGTCGCCGAAGCGGCCGTCGCGGCCGCGCAAGTCAACCTCAACTACACCAAGGTCTACGCCCCGATATCCGGGCGCATCGGCAAATCGTCGATCACCCCCGGCGCGCTGGTCACCGCCAATCAAGCCGCGAGCTTGGCCACTGTGACCCAACTCGACCCCATTTATGTTGATCTCAGTTTGCCCAGCCGCGACCTGATGAGCCTGCGTACTCAGTTCGAAGGCGAACAGAAGCCCGTGGTGACGCTATCTGATGAGTCGGGCAAAACCGCCTACAAGCACGAAGGCCAATTGCAATTTTCCGAAGTCACCGTGGACCAGACCACCGGCACCGTACTGATGCGCGCGCTGTTCCCCAACCCCGAGCAATTGCTGCTGCCGGGTATGTTCGTGCGCGCCAAGCTGCACCTCAAACCGATCGAAGCCGTGCTGGTGCCGCAATCAGCCGCCGTGCGCGGCAGCGACGGCAAACTCAAGGTTTGGGTGATCGGCACCGACAATGTCGTCAACCCGGTGCCCATCGAAGCCCACCAAACCGTCGCTAACACTTGGCTGATCGAGAGCGGTGTCGACAGCGGGGCCGTCATCGTCACCGAAGGCTTTCAGAAAATTCGCCCCGGCGCGACCGTCACCCCTGCGTTTGAAAAAGCGGAGTAA